One genomic region from Yarrowia lipolytica chromosome 1C, complete sequence encodes:
- a CDS encoding uncharacterized protein (Compare to YALI0C01441g, weakly similar to uniprot|O42997 Schizosaccharomyces pombe Hypothetical 33.6 kDa protein, similar to Saccharomyces cerevisiae YLR283W; ancestral locus Anc_6.77), whose product MIYLPQLLLRSKKLSLVSSHISFSAGLRTLASKRRFGTQPMLQKESPVCEAPHMPGPTPYELRDDLLRLRRLKSEAGLDVDPVIELPAKETKGKSSDRNDKDKVAIGSQMNQTIPRAEGTSMPIDNAGLNTGNSIENKEVPDAGLFGAVGLDCSGITDNTTLDKEMNKYKEEEARDVRYYQYFNTYQVFDELKEGGFDDEQAHQMVGIIGDMVKYKIGDILENYFPMLDSDNEAYLFEAACSELRTEVQKMREADVNERQLEIDSFQKDMEEFEQDVNSLLIDMRNNIDILLSERKNENDEVLKHTDIRIQEVNNSIVVDANHRMKPVIEEFRWVLMRNGLFLIFSVAVMLLGTLYLWRVKTKFLEEEKRRAEEVDLNKTDLEKSMEDRMRDHEPIVDYLLNSNDTPNKVVH is encoded by the coding sequence ATGATCTATCTTCCACAGCTGCTTCTGAGGAGCAAGAAGCTGAGTCTGGTGTCGTCACACATTTCCTTCTCAGCTGGGCTGAGAACCCTGGCGTCCAAAAGACGGTTCGGCACCCAGCCCATGCTCCAGAAGGAGAGCCCCGTGTGCGAGGCGCCACATATGCCCGGTCCGACGCCATACGAGTTGCGAGACGATCTGTTGCGACTCAGAAGACTCAAGTCCGAAGCAGGACTCGATGTGGACCCTGTGATTGAGCTGCCAGCCAAAGAGACCAAGGGCAAGTCCTCGGATAGgaacgacaaggacaaggtggCTATCGGCAGCCAAATGAACCAGACCATCCCCCGCGCCGAAGGGACCTCCATGCCTATCGATAATGCCGGGTTGAATACAGGTAATAGTAttgagaacaaggaggttCCGGATGCAGGGCTGTTTGGAGCTGTGGGTCTGGACTGCTCTGGCATCACCGACAATACCACCCTGGACAAGGAAatgaacaagtacaaggaggaggaggctcgaGATGTGCGGTACTACCAGTACTTTAATACCTATCAGGTGTTTGACGAACTCAAGGAGGGAGGGTTTGACGACGAACAGGCTCATCAGATGGTAGGGATCATTGGTGATATGGTCAAGTACAAGATTGGCGATATTCTGGAAAACTACTTCCCCATGCTAGACTCTGACAACGAAGCCTACTTGTTTGAGGCTGCCTGTTCGGAGCTGCGAACCGAGGTGCAGAAGATGAGAGAGGCGGATGTCAACGAACGACAGCTGGAAATCGACTCGTTCCAGAAAGAcatggaggagtttgagcagGATGTTAACTCGCTGCTGATTGACATGCGAAACAACATTGACATTCTGCTGAGCGAGCGAAAGAACGAGAACGACGAGGTGCTCAAACACACAGATATCCGAATCCAGGAGGTAAACAACAGCATTGTAGTTGACGCCAACCATCGTATGAAGCCCGTAATCGAAGAGTTCCGGTGGGTGCTGATGCGAAATGGTCTATTTCTCATCTTTTCCGTGGCAGTCATGCTGCTCGGAACTCTGTATCTGTGGCGAGTCAAGACCAAgttcctggaggaggagaagcgacgggccgaggaggtggaccTCAACAAGACAGACTTGGAAAAGTCCATGGAGGACCGAATGCGAGACCACGAGCCCATTGTTGACTACTTGCTGAATTCCAATGACACTCCTAACAAGGTGGTTCATTAG